One genomic window of Centropristis striata isolate RG_2023a ecotype Rhode Island chromosome 20, C.striata_1.0, whole genome shotgun sequence includes the following:
- the mocos gene encoding molybdenum cofactor sulfurase — MDFQKLCTFDTFNQLWSHYGYGEKLQDVIEQEFTRIKGITYLDHAATTLYPESLVRDYFQDISRNVYGNPHSHNPSSRLTHDTVERVRYRVLQHFNATPEEYSVIFTSGCTAALKLVAESFPWRPQTESEAGSRFCYLTDSHTSVVGIRGLASVRGAVALPVSPQEVENRSKREAQGEDVICHTPHLFCYPAQSNFSGRKYPLNHVRGIQARRLYPACGHQGRWFVLLDAASHVSCSPLNLQECPADFIPISFYKMFGFPTGLGALLVHNNAAGILKKTYFGGGTAAAYLSGEDYYVQAANISDRFEDGTVSFLDIIAVNHGFEALHRITGGMHNIQQHTFGLARYTYMLLSSLCHGNGRPVAQIYTEGQFESPSTQGAILNFNLKDSHGQIIGYSQVDRMASLYNIHVRTGCFCNTGACQSFLGITNQQMRRNLQAGHVCGDSIDLVDGQPTGSVRVSFGYMSTHEDCQKFLNFVVECFVEKPVTVDQVRLERLKTATATSQGVNEDPPIQITNGDLCKVDKEKEKPTEESLKVSHREAYTLTNIYIYPIKSCGAYEVHDWPVGPLGLLYDRSWMVVNGNGVCLSQKREPRLCLIRPHVHLPSNKMHLQASGMDTISVPLENNTQMHTSHRVCQSKVCGDRVQTVDCGDEAASWLSDFLGQPCRLIRQSPDFTRDMKKKPCGAATSTSLSLVNEAQYLMINRASVELIQKLMSSRQDDSEGDQLLDTQNVISRFRANLVIAGVEPFEEDNWPHLIIGNTRFVVAGQCGRCQMIGVDQETGTKTKEPLMSLSAHRNGKFTFGVYLTHQLPEGSTTASVLSAGSLIQPHSS; from the exons ATGGATTTCCAAAAACTTTGcacttttgacacttttaacCAGCTGTGGAGTCACTACGGTTATGGGGAAAAGTTACAAGACGTGATTGAGCAGGAGTTCACACGGATTAAAG GCATTACATATCTGGATCATGCAGCAACTACTCTGTACCCTGAGTCTCTGGTCAGGGACTACTTCCAGGACATTTCAAGAAATGTGTATG GAAACCCTCACAGCCATAACCCCAGCAGCAGATTGACACATGACACAGTGGAGAGGGTCAGATACAG GGTATTGCAGCATTTTAACGCCACCCCTGAGGAGTACTCGGTGATTTTTACTTCTGGTTGTACAGCCGCACTCAAATTAGTGGCTGAGAGCTTTCCCTGGAGGCCACAGACTGAGAGCGAAGCGGGGAGTCGCTTCTGCTATCTCACAGACAGCCATACCTCTGTAGTTGGCATAAGAGGACTCGCTTCTGTCCGGGGGGCAGTTGCCCTGCCTGTCTCGCCGCAGGAAGTGGAAAACAGGTCAAAGCGTGAGGCTCAAGGTGAAGATGTTATTTGCCACACGCCGCACCTCTTCTGCTACCCAGCACAGAGCAACTTCTCTGGGAGGAAGTATCCCCTCAACCATGTGAGAGGCATCCAGGCGAGACGTCTTTACCCAGCATGTGGCCACCAAGGCCGCTGGTTTGTGCTGCTCGATGCAGCCTCTCACGTCAGCTGTTCTCCTCTCAACCTACAGGAGTGCCCCGCTGATTTCATTCCCATCTCCTTCTATAAGATGTTTGGCTTCCCTACAGGTCTCGGGGCCCTTCTTGTCCATAACAACGCAGCAGGCATACTAAAAAAGACTTATTTTGGAGGAGGCACAGCAGCGGCTTACCTTTCTGGAGAAGATTATTATGTGCAGGCGGCAAACATTTCTGACAG ATTTGAAGATGGGACTGTGTCTTTCTTGGATATCATCGCTGTAAATCACGGTTTTGAAGCTCTTCACAGGATCACAG GGGGCATGCACAACATCCAACAGCACACATTTGGCTTGGCACGCTACACTTACATGCTGCTGTCAAGTCTTTGCCATGGCAACGGGCGACCAGTGGCTCAGATATACACAGAAGGGCAGTTTGAGAGTCCAAGCACACAGGGTGCAATCCTAAACTTTAACCTTAAGGATTCTCACGGGCAGATAATTGGCTATTCACAG GTGGACAGAATGGCCAGTCTGTACAATATCCATGTGCGCACAGGTTGCTTCTGCAACACCGGAGCCTGTCAGTCCTTCCTCGGGATCACCAATCAGCAGATGAGGAGAAACCTGCAG GCTGGCCACGTCTGCGGAGACAGCATCGACCTGGTGGACGGCCAACCAACCGGATCTGTACGAGTGTCCTTCGGCTACATGTCCACACATGAAGACTGTCAAAAGTTCCTGAACTTTGTTGTGGAGTGCTTCGTAGAGAAGCCAGTCACCGTGGACCAAGTGAGACTAGAGAGGCTTAAAACAGCCACAGCGACGTCCCAGGGTGTGAATGAAGATCCTCCAATCCAAATCACTAATGGAGACTTATGTAAAGTAGATAAGGAGAAGGAGAAACCAACAGAAGAATCACTGAAAGTCTCACACAGAGAGGCTTATACACTCACAAATATCTACATATATCCCATCAAATCATGCGGAGCCTATGAG GTCCACGACTGGCCGGTGGGACCGCTGGGTTTACTGTATGACAGAAGCTGGATGGTGGTGAATGGAAACGGCGTGTGCCTGAGTCAGAAGAGAGAGCCACGGTTGTGTCTCATTCGCCCACACGTCCACCTGccctcaaacaaaatgcacctgCAGGCATCAG GAATGGATACCATTTCAGTTCCCTTGGAAAACAACACTCAAATGCACACGAGCCATCGGGTGTGTCAGAGTAAAGTTTGTGGTGACAG GGTGCAGACTGTCGACTGTGGGGATGAGGCTGCCTCTTGGCTTTCAGACTTTCTTGGACAGCCATGCCGCCTGATAAGACAAAGTCCTGATTTTACCCGAGACATGAAGAAGAAGCCTTGTGGAG CTGCCACGTCCACGTCCCTCTCCCTGGTGAATGAAGCTCAGTATCTCATGATCAACCGTGCCAGTGTGGAGCTCATTCAGAAACTAATGAGTAGCAG GCAGGACGACTCCGAGGGCGATCAGCTCCTTGACACACAGAATGTCATTAGCCGCTTCCGAGCCAATTTAGTCATCGCTGGAGTAGAACCATTTGAGGAGGATAATTGGCCACACTTGATTATTGGCAACACTCGATTCGTG GTCGCAGGTCAGTGTGGAAGGTGCCAGATGATTGGAGTAGACCAGGAGACTGGGACCAAAACAAAAGAGCCTTTAATGTCTCTGTCAGCCCACCGCAATGGGAAG TTCACTTTTGGTGTGTACCTGACCCATCAGCTACCAGAGGGCTCCACTACAGCCAGTGTCCTCTCCGCTGGTTCCCTGATACAGCCACACAGCTCTTGA